In Synechocystis sp. PCC 6714, the following are encoded in one genomic region:
- the hypB gene encoding hydrogenase nickel incorporation protein HypB, whose amino-acid sequence MCQNCGCSAVGTVAHSHHHGDGNFTHSHDDHSHAGHHHHSHALESIPNNGLDQQTVTITPDRQSITIGQEILSKNDHLAARNRSYFQAKGLLVMNFLSSPGAGKTALIQKMVGDRQKDHPTAVIVGDLATDNDAQRLRSAGAITIQVTTGNICHLEAAMVAKAAQQLDLDNIEELIIENVGNLVCPAAYDLGEDLRVVLFSVTEGEDKPLKYPATFKSAQVILVTKQDIAEAVGFDEELAWQNLRQVAPQAKIFAISARTGAGLQPWYDYLHQFRLELPSPSAELALA is encoded by the coding sequence ATGTGCCAAAACTGCGGTTGTAGTGCGGTGGGAACCGTTGCCCATAGCCACCACCATGGAGACGGAAATTTTACCCATAGCCACGATGACCATTCCCATGCCGGACATCATCACCATAGTCACGCTCTAGAATCCATCCCCAACAACGGTTTAGACCAGCAGACGGTGACCATTACCCCCGATCGCCAGTCCATCACCATTGGCCAAGAGATTCTCAGCAAAAACGATCATTTAGCGGCAAGAAATCGAAGCTACTTCCAGGCTAAAGGTTTACTGGTAATGAATTTCCTTTCTTCCCCTGGGGCCGGCAAAACTGCCCTAATCCAAAAAATGGTCGGCGATCGCCAAAAAGATCATCCCACCGCAGTCATTGTGGGGGATTTAGCTACGGATAATGATGCCCAACGTCTCCGCAGTGCCGGGGCGATCACCATTCAGGTAACCACGGGCAATATTTGTCATTTGGAAGCGGCAATGGTGGCCAAGGCGGCCCAACAGTTGGATCTAGACAACATCGAAGAATTGATTATTGAAAATGTCGGCAATTTAGTTTGTCCCGCCGCCTACGATTTGGGGGAAGATTTGCGGGTCGTACTATTTTCCGTTACCGAAGGGGAAGATAAACCCCTCAAATATCCGGCCACATTTAAATCAGCCCAGGTTATTTTAGTGACAAAACAGGACATTGCCGAAGCAGTGGGTTTTGATGAAGAGTTAGCCTGGCAAAATCTGCGTCAGGTAGCTCCCCAAGCCAAAATTTTCGCTATTTCCGCCCGCACTGGAGCAGGGTTACAGCCCTGGTATGACTATTTACACCAATTTCGATTGGAACTCCCATCTCCATCTGCCGAACTAGCATTGGCCTAG
- a CDS encoding bifunctional ADP-dependent NAD(P)H-hydrate dehydratase/NAD(P)H-hydrate epimerase, which yields MTLTHQGLQAVVSAAQMQSIENWLFDRGMPVAALMEKAALHIANRLQVLYPLAKYPRIGVVVGPGHNGGDGLVVARELTLHGYHVKVFQSLEQLKPLTQNHTNYAKSLGIPWLDGVNALAHCDLIIDGLFGVGLTRPITGAIADLITTINILPIPIVSIDLPSGIHTDTGEILGVAVQAERSFCLGLWKRAHFQDRALPYLGQTELLNIGLPPQAIAEVLGHGWPLQVLSSDQGKEALFPRRPLVTHKYQQGHLLLICGSQQYAGGALLSCLGARATGVGMVTVAVPKSVTSLIHSQCPEMLVHGCLETHSGAIAGLGNLNLASYSAIALGPGLSLDVGPVVEEVLNVACPLILDADALNKVAQQKLLPLLAQRTAPTVLTPHGGEFKRLFPDLDQGDRLTAAQTGAVRSQTTVLLKGAKTIIADPTGPTWLIKDSTSALARGGSGDVLTGLMGGILAQPSDLPLVQRVAGVAWWHAQAGIFAAQQRTVLGVDAQHLAEYLLPTYRRWTAGESITDRPGLVPRCTRPFDG from the coding sequence ATGACTTTGACGCACCAAGGGCTCCAGGCCGTAGTTAGTGCGGCCCAAATGCAGAGCATTGAAAACTGGTTATTTGACCGGGGTATGCCCGTGGCAGCGTTGATGGAAAAGGCAGCTCTGCACATAGCCAACAGATTGCAAGTCCTCTATCCCCTAGCTAAATATCCCCGCATCGGTGTAGTGGTGGGGCCAGGCCATAACGGTGGCGATGGCTTGGTGGTGGCCCGGGAGCTCACTTTGCATGGCTACCACGTTAAAGTTTTCCAATCCTTAGAACAGTTAAAACCCCTGACCCAAAACCATACTAATTACGCTAAAAGTTTAGGTATTCCTTGGCTGGATGGGGTCAACGCTTTGGCCCATTGCGATCTAATTATTGACGGGCTGTTCGGCGTTGGTTTAACTCGACCGATCACCGGGGCGATCGCCGATCTGATTACAACCATTAATATTCTCCCTATACCCATTGTTAGCATCGATTTACCATCGGGTATCCATACGGATACAGGGGAAATTTTAGGCGTGGCGGTGCAGGCGGAGCGGAGTTTTTGCCTTGGCCTCTGGAAACGGGCCCACTTCCAAGACAGGGCTTTGCCATACCTAGGACAAACGGAATTGCTCAATATTGGTTTACCCCCCCAGGCGATCGCCGAGGTTTTGGGGCATGGCTGGCCGCTACAAGTCCTTAGCTCTGACCAGGGCAAAGAAGCGTTGTTCCCAAGGCGGCCCCTGGTTACCCATAAATATCAGCAGGGTCATTTGTTACTCATCTGTGGTTCCCAACAATATGCCGGCGGAGCGTTATTAAGCTGCTTGGGAGCAAGGGCCACTGGGGTAGGCATGGTGACTGTGGCAGTGCCTAAAAGTGTTACAAGCCTCATCCATAGTCAATGCCCAGAAATGCTAGTCCACGGTTGTTTGGAAACCCATTCCGGGGCGATCGCCGGGTTAGGAAATTTAAACCTTGCCAGTTATAGCGCCATTGCCCTGGGGCCGGGATTAAGTCTTGACGTGGGGCCAGTGGTGGAAGAGGTTTTAAATGTTGCCTGCCCCCTAATTTTGGATGCCGATGCCCTGAACAAAGTCGCCCAACAGAAATTACTGCCCCTGTTAGCCCAAAGGACAGCTCCCACTGTACTCACTCCCCATGGGGGGGAATTTAAACGACTTTTTCCCGACCTTGACCAAGGCGATCGCCTCACGGCCGCCCAAACAGGAGCGGTAAGGAGCCAAACTACGGTCTTACTCAAGGGGGCCAAAACCATCATTGCTGACCCCACCGGCCCCACTTGGCTGATCAAGGACAGTACCTCCGCTTTAGCTCGGGGCGGCAGTGGTGATGTCTTAACTGGATTAATGGGAGGAATCTTAGCTCAACCATCAGATTTGCCCCTAGTCCAAAGGGTGGCAGGGGTCGCTTGGTGGCATGCCCAGGCGGGAATTTTTGCCGCCCAACAAAGAACGGTGTTGGGGGTAGATGCCCAACATTTAGCTGAGTATCTGCTCCCAACCTACCGGAGATGGACTGCTGGGGAAAGCATCACCGATCGCCCCGGTCTTGTTCCCCGCTGTACTCGGCCTTTCGATGGCTAA
- the lspA gene encoding signal peptidase II, translating to MARSFSLAKNPLFWQVAIAGIVLDQLSKLWVSQAMAPVGTSLPLWSGVFHFTYVLNTGAAFSAFRGGAGWLKWLSLGVSVGLIIFAGKVPLRKLEQLGYGCILAGAVGNGIDRFFLGHVIDFLDFRLINFPIFNLADVSINIGIAALLWANFQPVSHRKAEYSGEQDRGDR from the coding sequence ATGGCCCGGTCTTTTTCCCTCGCTAAAAATCCCCTCTTCTGGCAGGTGGCGATCGCCGGTATTGTTTTGGACCAGCTCAGTAAACTCTGGGTCAGCCAGGCCATGGCCCCCGTGGGCACCAGTTTGCCCCTCTGGTCGGGGGTGTTTCATTTCACCTATGTGCTCAACACCGGAGCGGCATTCAGCGCCTTTCGGGGAGGAGCGGGTTGGCTCAAATGGCTTTCCCTGGGGGTAAGTGTGGGCTTAATTATCTTTGCCGGTAAGGTTCCCCTACGGAAGCTAGAACAATTGGGCTATGGTTGTATCCTGGCGGGGGCCGTGGGCAATGGCATTGACCGATTTTTCCTCGGCCATGTGATCGACTTTTTGGATTTCCGCCTAATTAATTTCCCCATTTTCAACCTAGCGGACGTCTCCATTAACATTGGCATTGCGGCCCTACTCTGGGCTAATTTCCAGCCGGTTAGCCATCGAAAGGCCGAGTACAGCGGGGAACAAGACCGGGGCGATCGGTGA
- a CDS encoding biotin transporter BioY → MNTNPESDLDLVTEEIELPKPSLVAEVLLAIAGLLLTIFCTFVQVFATNPPWQWWKAGIYSHPLGTTYQVGAVLLTACVGGSRAGAIAQLGYITLGLAWLPIFAHGGGWDYWQQPTFGYLLGFIPGAWLCGWLAYRSPTKIESLALSCLAGLGVIHGAGMVYLVLMALLKLGNPPILPLSALPQALITFSLMALPGQIILVCLTAVLAYFLRRILFY, encoded by the coding sequence GTGAATACCAATCCTGAGTCTGACCTCGACCTAGTGACGGAGGAGATTGAACTCCCCAAGCCTTCCCTGGTGGCAGAAGTCCTGTTGGCGATCGCCGGACTGCTGTTGACTATTTTCTGTACTTTTGTCCAGGTATTTGCCACCAATCCCCCTTGGCAATGGTGGAAGGCGGGCATTTACTCCCATCCCCTTGGCACAACCTATCAGGTGGGTGCAGTGTTGCTCACAGCCTGTGTGGGGGGCAGTAGGGCCGGGGCGATCGCCCAGTTGGGCTACATTACCCTTGGGCTAGCCTGGTTGCCCATTTTTGCCCATGGGGGGGGCTGGGATTATTGGCAACAACCCACCTTTGGCTATCTGTTGGGCTTTATTCCTGGAGCTTGGCTCTGTGGTTGGTTAGCCTACCGTTCCCCCACCAAAATTGAAAGCCTAGCCCTCAGTTGCTTAGCGGGTTTGGGCGTCATCCACGGTGCCGGTATGGTTTATCTGGTGCTGATGGCTTTACTAAAACTGGGTAATCCCCCCATTTTGCCCTTGTCAGCCTTGCCCCAGGCCCTGATCACCTTTTCCCTCATGGCCCTGCCCGGCCAGATTATCCTGGTCTGTTTAACCGCCGTGTTGGCTTACTTTTTGCGGAGAATTTTATTTTATTGA
- the bioB gene encoding biotin synthase BioB — MVLASSRPPSPTNSPAEPSEAMETWLTSLSQRIIDGDRLTREEALQLAAIEGEENILLLCEAANNIRQACCGNVVDLCSIINVKSGNCSENCGFCSQSSHHPDPNSPIYGLKTQAEILEQARAAAAAGAKRFCLVSQGRGPKYHSPKDKEFEQILATVRQIVQETNIKPCCALGEVTPEQAQRLREAGVTRYNHNLEASANYYDKVVTTHTWQDRVDTVKNLKAAGIQACTGGILGMGESWEDRIDLALALRELEVESVPLNLLNPRPGTPLGEQQKLNPYDALKAIAIFRFILPQQIIRYAGGREAVMGELQDLGLKAGINAMLVGHYLTTLGQPPEQDQKLLASLGLQGGEAPIPGEYQS; from the coding sequence GTGGTTCTAGCATCTTCTCGTCCTCCTTCCCCCACCAATTCCCCGGCTGAGCCCAGCGAGGCAATGGAAACCTGGTTGACCAGCCTTAGTCAGCGCATTATCGACGGCGATCGCCTAACGCGGGAAGAGGCATTGCAGTTGGCGGCGATCGAGGGGGAAGAGAATATTCTTTTGCTCTGTGAAGCGGCCAATAACATTCGCCAAGCCTGCTGTGGCAACGTAGTGGATCTGTGTAGCATCATCAATGTTAAATCCGGCAACTGTTCGGAAAACTGCGGCTTTTGCTCCCAATCCAGTCACCATCCAGACCCCAACTCCCCCATTTATGGTCTGAAAACCCAAGCCGAGATTTTAGAGCAGGCAAGGGCGGCGGCGGCGGCGGGGGCCAAACGCTTTTGCTTAGTTAGCCAGGGTCGGGGCCCCAAGTACCATAGCCCTAAAGATAAAGAATTTGAACAAATTCTCGCCACGGTGCGGCAAATTGTCCAGGAAACCAACATCAAGCCCTGCTGTGCCCTGGGGGAAGTAACCCCGGAACAAGCCCAACGGTTGAGGGAAGCCGGGGTAACCCGTTATAACCATAACCTGGAAGCATCGGCTAACTATTACGACAAAGTTGTCACTACCCACACTTGGCAAGACCGGGTAGATACGGTGAAAAACCTCAAAGCGGCGGGCATTCAAGCTTGCACCGGCGGTATTTTGGGCATGGGGGAAAGCTGGGAAGACCGTATCGATCTAGCCTTAGCTCTGCGGGAACTGGAGGTGGAATCGGTGCCCCTTAACCTGCTCAATCCCCGTCCCGGTACTCCTTTGGGGGAACAACAAAAGTTAAATCCCTATGATGCCCTCAAGGCGATCGCCATTTTTCGCTTTATTTTGCCCCAGCAGATTATTCGCTATGCCGGGGGCCGGGAGGCGGTGATGGGGGAACTACAGGATTTAGGGCTAAAAGCAGGCATTAACGCTATGCTAGTGGGCCATTACTTAACTACCCTGGGCCAACCCCCAGAACAAGATCAAAAATTATTGGCATCCCTTGGCCTCCAAGGGGGAGAAGCCCCTATCCCCGGTGAATACCAATCCTGA
- the pap gene encoding polyphosphate:AMP phosphotransferase, protein MLDALDLSLKLDKESYKEQLEDLMQQLRSLQQSCWEEQIPVIIVLEGWAAAGKGTLLKKIVNYMDPRGFSVNPTFAANEQERMYPVLWRFWQKLPPKGSLGFFYHSWYTNCLEERLFGRVPAPQVPLIMRDINAFERQLVEDGAAIAKFWVHISQKELKKRLKKYEADELEMWRVRPEDWQQEKRYQEYAALVEEMLTYTSTGYGPWTLVEGDCERWSRVKVLSQLVAVIVQALDQKRVRANTQVAHLPSQSELLPTEPNFLAKVDLTVQLSKDDYRQKLRDSQIELRKLQAKIYQEKVPVIALFEGWDAAGKGGAIKRLTDTLDPRSYQVNTFAAPTEEEARFHYLWRFWRRIPPGGKIGIFDRSWYGRVMVERVEGFAREKEWLRAYREINEFEAELTAEGYVVVKFFLHISPEEQLARFEERQNNPFKQYKLTDEDWRNREKWPLYNVAVNQMMARTNTPAAPWTVVSANDKYFARVQVIETVVEAVKMELKRRGKD, encoded by the coding sequence ATGTTAGACGCCCTTGACCTTTCCCTCAAACTAGATAAAGAAAGTTATAAAGAACAGCTGGAAGATTTGATGCAACAGTTGCGGAGTTTGCAACAGTCCTGCTGGGAAGAGCAAATTCCGGTGATTATTGTTTTGGAAGGCTGGGCCGCCGCCGGCAAAGGTACATTGCTGAAGAAAATCGTTAACTATATGGACCCGAGGGGATTTTCCGTTAACCCCACCTTTGCGGCCAACGAACAGGAGCGAATGTACCCTGTGCTCTGGCGTTTTTGGCAAAAGCTTCCCCCCAAAGGAAGTTTGGGATTTTTTTATCACAGTTGGTACACCAATTGCCTAGAGGAAAGATTATTCGGCCGGGTGCCGGCCCCCCAGGTCCCCCTAATCATGCGGGACATCAACGCCTTTGAGCGTCAGTTAGTGGAAGATGGAGCGGCGATCGCCAAATTTTGGGTGCATATCAGTCAAAAAGAGTTGAAAAAACGCCTGAAAAAGTACGAAGCAGACGAGCTGGAAATGTGGCGGGTGCGGCCGGAGGATTGGCAACAGGAAAAACGCTACCAGGAATATGCCGCCCTAGTGGAGGAAATGCTCACCTACACCAGCACCGGTTACGGCCCTTGGACTTTGGTGGAAGGGGATTGTGAACGGTGGTCTCGGGTAAAAGTATTGTCCCAATTGGTGGCGGTGATTGTCCAAGCCTTAGACCAAAAACGGGTCAGAGCCAACACTCAAGTCGCCCATCTCCCCTCCCAGAGCGAACTTTTGCCCACGGAACCTAATTTTCTAGCCAAAGTGGATTTGACTGTCCAATTAAGTAAAGATGACTATCGACAAAAATTGCGGGACAGCCAGATTGAATTGCGTAAACTGCAAGCCAAAATTTACCAGGAAAAGGTGCCGGTAATTGCCTTATTTGAAGGTTGGGATGCGGCGGGCAAGGGGGGAGCCATTAAAAGGTTAACTGATACCCTAGATCCCCGCAGTTACCAGGTCAATACTTTCGCTGCCCCCACGGAGGAAGAAGCCCGATTCCATTACCTCTGGCGTTTCTGGCGCCGGATTCCCCCCGGTGGAAAAATTGGTATTTTTGACCGTAGTTGGTACGGCCGGGTGATGGTGGAAAGGGTGGAAGGTTTTGCTAGGGAAAAGGAATGGTTGCGAGCCTACCGGGAAATCAACGAATTTGAAGCGGAATTAACGGCGGAAGGTTATGTGGTGGTCAAATTTTTCCTCCATATTAGTCCCGAAGAACAGTTAGCCCGCTTTGAAGAACGGCAAAACAACCCCTTTAAGCAATACAAACTCACCGATGAGGATTGGCGTAACCGGGAAAAATGGCCCCTTTACAACGTAGCGGTGAACCAAATGATGGCCCGCACCAATACTCCTGCTGCTCCCTGGACGGTAGTATCCGCCAATGATAAATATTTCGCCCGGGTACAGGTAATTGAAACGGTGGTGGAAGCAGTGAAAATGGAGCTCAAACGTCGGGGTAAGGATTAG
- a CDS encoding ABC transporter permease: MRNPLRWLQNDDLAYVVQRLIEGLITLLLASLLSFAIIQLAPGSYLDTLQQNPKISPETIQQLKVQFGLDQPWYVQYWRWLTQVVTRFNFGESFVYNRSVASLLMERIPATLLLAITSIILTWAIAIPLGIVGAVQQNTLLDRGLRVISYIGQGFPSFITALLLLFLAQSVSPLLPVGDMTSIDFAEFSWPHKVWDIAWHMILPTLALSITSFAGLQRLMRGQLLDVLRQDYIQTARAKGLPENRVIYVHALRNAINPLITILGFEFAGLLSGAFIAEFFFNWPGLGRLILQAVTAQDLYLVMGSLMMGATLLIVGNLLADLLLKFTDPRIQLADLK, encoded by the coding sequence ATGCGTAATCCCCTCCGTTGGCTCCAAAATGACGACTTGGCCTATGTTGTCCAGCGGTTAATAGAAGGACTGATTACCTTACTACTGGCATCCCTATTAAGCTTTGCCATTATCCAGTTGGCCCCCGGCAGTTACCTCGATACCCTCCAGCAAAATCCGAAAATTTCCCCGGAAACCATCCAACAGCTAAAAGTTCAATTTGGCCTAGACCAACCTTGGTATGTGCAATATTGGCGCTGGCTCACCCAAGTGGTGACCCGATTTAATTTTGGCGAAAGTTTTGTCTATAACCGTTCTGTTGCCTCCTTATTAATGGAACGGATTCCTGCCACCCTACTGTTGGCCATCACGTCCATCATTCTCACCTGGGCGATCGCCATTCCTTTGGGTATTGTGGGTGCTGTTCAGCAAAATACATTGTTAGATCGAGGTTTGCGGGTAATTAGCTACATTGGCCAAGGATTTCCCAGCTTTATCACAGCTTTGCTCCTGTTATTCCTTGCTCAATCCGTTTCTCCCCTATTGCCGGTGGGGGACATGACCAGCATTGATTTTGCCGAATTTTCCTGGCCCCACAAAGTCTGGGACATTGCTTGGCACATGATTTTACCTACCCTGGCCTTGAGTATTACTAGTTTTGCTGGGCTACAACGGCTAATGCGGGGACAACTGTTAGATGTGTTGCGCCAAGACTATATCCAAACAGCGAGGGCTAAAGGTCTGCCAGAAAACCGAGTTATTTACGTCCACGCCCTCCGCAATGCTATCAATCCGCTAATCACCATCCTGGGCTTTGAGTTTGCCGGTCTCCTCAGTGGCGCGTTCATTGCCGAATTCTTTTTCAATTGGCCCGGTTTGGGCCGCCTGATTTTACAAGCGGTGACAGCCCAGGATCTTTATCTAGTGATGGGTAGTTTAATGATGGGGGCAACCCTACTGATTGTGGGCAATCTCCTGGCGGACTTATTACTGAAATTCACCGACCCTCGCATTCAATTGGCTGATTTGAAATGA
- the hisS gene encoding histidine--tRNA ligase: MGAIQAIRGTRDIVPPETNYWQWVEAIAKRILDRALYQEIRTPIFEQTTLFERGIGEATDVVGKEMYSFTDRGDRPITLRPEGTAGVVRAYIEQNLQSAGAVQRLWYTGPMFRYERPQAGRQRQFHQLGVEVLGSADPRADVEVIALGTDILKALGLSNLSLALNSVGNGGDRQRYREALIAYLTPFKDELDPDSQDRLERNPLRILDSKAKRTQEIVQDAPSILDHLGADSQRHFDQVQQLLTDLGIAYQLTPTLVRGLDYYTHTAFEIQSSDLGAQATVCGGGRYDGLVAELGGPVTPAVGWAMGLERLIILLQQMATPPIAGPDFYLVSKGEKAEPQALILAQQLRNQGLSVALDLSASAFGKQFKRADKSGAIACLVLGEGEMATGTVQLKWLASKTQETVQLEDLMGDITELKQRLAGHRGK; encoded by the coding sequence ATGGGAGCTATCCAAGCCATTCGTGGAACCCGTGACATTGTGCCCCCGGAAACCAACTATTGGCAATGGGTAGAGGCGATCGCCAAACGCATTTTAGACCGGGCTTTATACCAAGAAATTCGCACCCCTATTTTTGAGCAGACCACTCTGTTTGAGCGGGGCATTGGGGAAGCCACCGACGTTGTGGGCAAAGAAATGTATAGCTTCACCGACCGGGGCGATCGCCCTATTACCCTAAGACCCGAAGGCACAGCGGGGGTGGTACGGGCTTATATTGAACAGAATTTACAGTCCGCTGGAGCAGTACAACGATTGTGGTATACCGGGCCTATGTTCCGCTACGAAAGACCCCAGGCCGGTCGGCAAAGACAATTCCATCAATTGGGGGTAGAAGTATTGGGCAGTGCCGATCCCAGGGCTGACGTGGAAGTGATTGCCTTAGGCACCGACATTCTCAAAGCCCTTGGTTTGAGTAACCTTTCCCTCGCCTTAAATTCCGTCGGTAATGGCGGCGATCGCCAAAGATACCGGGAAGCTTTGATCGCCTACTTAACCCCTTTCAAAGATGAACTAGATCCCGATTCCCAGGACCGGTTGGAGCGCAATCCCCTGAGAATTTTGGACAGCAAAGCTAAGCGCACCCAGGAAATTGTCCAGGATGCCCCCAGCATTTTGGATCATCTCGGAGCGGATTCCCAACGGCACTTTGACCAAGTACAACAATTACTGACGGACTTAGGCATTGCCTACCAACTTACCCCCACCCTGGTGCGGGGCTTGGATTACTACACCCACACTGCCTTCGAAATTCAATCCAGCGATCTGGGGGCCCAGGCCACCGTTTGCGGTGGCGGTCGTTACGATGGCCTAGTGGCGGAATTGGGCGGCCCCGTTACCCCTGCCGTGGGCTGGGCCATGGGATTGGAGCGTTTAATTATTCTTTTGCAACAAATGGCCACGCCTCCCATTGCTGGCCCGGATTTTTACCTTGTTTCCAAAGGAGAAAAAGCAGAACCCCAAGCCCTAATTTTGGCGCAACAATTACGCAACCAGGGATTATCCGTCGCTTTAGATCTCAGCGCCAGTGCCTTTGGTAAACAATTTAAGCGGGCTGATAAATCCGGGGCGATCGCCTGCTTAGTGTTGGGGGAAGGGGAAATGGCAACAGGCACAGTACAACTTAAATGGCTGGCCAGCAAAACCCAAGAAACAGTGCAGTTGGAGGATTTAATGGGGGACATTACGGAACTCAAACAACGTTTAGCGGGACATAGGGGAAAATAA